A DNA window from Pseudomonas resinovorans NBRC 106553 contains the following coding sequences:
- a CDS encoding zonular occludens toxin domain-containing protein — MINLLLGQPGGGKSYESVAFHVIPAVVQQGRKVITNLPLRLDMWEHFFPGSTKLIEIRGNYQFDGKLHRPFSRVEDFGDTWRKDLGDGNELGPLYIIDECHKSFPFKGTPVAVEEWFAEHRHEGADVLLITQSYGKISSAIRDLVQVVYRCKKATAFGSNEKYIRKVQDGLRGEVVNTSVREYESKYFPLYKSHTKSNGAVLEAMANDIVPLWKRWPFKGAAICVVLFLSIVAYQLLKDDKKKLPPAPAKPVQVQHQEQPASQPLMPVAPAADTAQPRGPEQKMHPYQGLSMHLQALLKGKRTREGVEEDFLGGYVTIAQNGQAIRRVSFDDLRTAGYEIVYESATVISLTYKGVDVGFVVADLPTTGLASKVATAGVTN; from the coding sequence ATGATTAACCTGTTGCTTGGCCAGCCTGGTGGCGGCAAATCCTATGAATCGGTGGCGTTCCATGTGATCCCGGCCGTGGTGCAGCAGGGGAGGAAAGTCATCACGAACCTGCCCCTTCGCCTGGATATGTGGGAACACTTCTTCCCCGGCTCGACGAAGCTGATCGAGATCCGCGGGAACTACCAGTTCGACGGCAAGCTACATCGGCCATTCAGCCGCGTTGAGGATTTCGGCGACACCTGGCGCAAGGACCTCGGCGACGGCAACGAACTCGGTCCGCTGTACATCATCGACGAATGCCACAAGTCGTTTCCCTTCAAGGGCACGCCGGTAGCAGTCGAGGAGTGGTTTGCCGAGCATCGTCACGAGGGTGCTGACGTGCTGCTGATTACCCAGTCGTACGGCAAAATCAGCTCGGCCATTCGTGACCTGGTGCAAGTGGTTTACCGCTGCAAAAAGGCTACGGCGTTCGGCAGTAATGAGAAATACATCCGCAAGGTTCAGGACGGTCTACGCGGCGAGGTGGTCAACACCTCGGTTCGTGAATACGAGTCCAAGTATTTCCCGCTCTACAAGTCGCACACGAAGAGCAACGGTGCGGTGCTGGAAGCGATGGCGAATGACATTGTGCCGCTGTGGAAACGCTGGCCGTTCAAGGGTGCGGCTATCTGCGTCGTGCTGTTCCTGTCGATCGTGGCCTACCAGCTGCTCAAGGATGACAAGAAAAAGCTGCCTCCGGCGCCGGCGAAGCCGGTTCAGGTTCAGCACCAGGAACAACCTGCGTCTCAGCCGCTGATGCCTGTGGCGCCAGCTGCCGATACGGCCCAGCCTCGCGGCCCTGAGCAGAAGATGCACCCGTACCAGGGCCTGTCTATGCACCTCCAGGCGCTGCTTAAGGGCAAACGCACTAGGGAAGGTGTCGAGGAGGATTTCCTGGGCGGCTACGTCACCATTGCGCAGAACGGCCAGGCCATCCGTCGCGTATCGTTCGATGACCTGCGTACCGCTGGCTACGAGATCGTCTACGAGTCCGCTACAGTCATCAGCCTGACGTACAAGGGCGTTGATGTCGGATTCGTCGTTGCCGACCTGCCGACTACTGGACTTGCTTCGAAAGTGGCTACAGCCGGCGTGACGAACTGA
- a CDS encoding DUF2523 family protein encodes MGGIFQFFTSLLAKISAVASWLLALVKRVFDDLWNIVTDAACWVFEGLLGVASSALSGIDAPFNPQTYYGLIPAEVGNMLGVIGVSQALAMIVAALLIRFLLQTIPFVRWGS; translated from the coding sequence ATGGGCGGAATCTTCCAATTCTTTACTTCGCTACTGGCCAAGATATCGGCTGTTGCTAGCTGGTTGCTCGCCCTGGTCAAGCGGGTTTTCGATGACCTTTGGAACATCGTTACAGATGCGGCCTGCTGGGTGTTTGAGGGGCTTCTTGGTGTTGCTTCGTCTGCGTTGTCGGGGATTGATGCGCCGTTCAATCCGCAGACCTACTACGGACTGATTCCGGCTGAGGTCGGCAACATGCTCGGCGTGATCGGTGTTAGCCAGGCCCTGGCCATGATCGTTGCGGCCCTGCTGATTCGCTTCCTGCTGCAAACCATCCCGTTCGTTCGCTGGGGTTCCTGA
- a CDS encoding phage/plasmid replication protein, giving the protein MFIDWLSVTQEHNHDLPVVCDVFTLTIDANTHEVLSTRQPWFKHEGSYSTSISISVQGRKVRVEGNPSKIDRLDNLFGYETIEQCIAVYNRLLAEYGLPPFTRCTQVSLRDGASGARAGDWVSDGCTVERIDLTTNVAVGEGNVLAYLRGLSTQRIGHSVGYLFPNGRTVDWTAGGKRKGGVRLQYRKAYDKGFEMAEHARPRILRMFGEQSPELAYIDQLISYCNQHGVVRQEQELKQEFLAREGLRYWGLFNESRLRTIHDEFLAVDNKLKVTAMDLVTISGQLLAEGIVTSTYAANMTAMVAINWSNGQPFDKDNRSLQKHRARLRQIGIDIANPCDTSRFTPVIVRQAREVTKVYDLPIPAWYRRPAGHLQLVAA; this is encoded by the coding sequence ATGTTCATCGACTGGCTTAGCGTTACTCAGGAGCACAACCACGACCTTCCGGTCGTGTGTGACGTGTTCACGCTGACCATCGATGCCAACACTCATGAGGTGCTCAGCACCCGCCAGCCCTGGTTCAAGCATGAGGGAAGCTACTCAACCTCGATCAGTATTAGCGTCCAGGGACGAAAGGTTCGCGTTGAAGGCAACCCCAGCAAGATCGACCGCCTCGACAACCTGTTCGGTTACGAAACGATTGAGCAGTGCATCGCGGTCTACAACCGCCTGCTTGCTGAATACGGACTGCCGCCATTCACCCGCTGCACTCAGGTTTCTCTGCGCGATGGCGCTTCCGGTGCCCGTGCTGGTGATTGGGTTTCGGATGGTTGCACCGTCGAGCGTATCGACCTGACCACAAACGTCGCTGTAGGGGAGGGCAACGTACTCGCTTACTTGCGCGGCCTCTCAACTCAACGAATCGGCCACTCGGTTGGCTATCTGTTCCCCAACGGCCGTACGGTCGATTGGACAGCTGGCGGCAAGAGAAAAGGGGGCGTGCGCCTCCAGTACCGCAAGGCCTACGACAAGGGCTTTGAAATGGCGGAACACGCCCGCCCGCGCATCCTGCGCATGTTTGGCGAGCAATCGCCGGAGCTGGCCTACATCGACCAGCTGATTTCCTACTGCAACCAGCATGGCGTTGTGCGGCAAGAACAGGAGCTCAAGCAAGAGTTCCTGGCTCGCGAAGGTCTTCGCTACTGGGGCCTGTTCAACGAATCCCGTCTCCGCACCATTCACGACGAATTCCTCGCGGTGGACAACAAGCTGAAGGTAACGGCCATGGACCTCGTAACCATCTCTGGGCAATTGCTCGCTGAGGGCATTGTCACTAGCACTTATGCCGCCAACATGACCGCGATGGTTGCGATCAATTGGAGCAACGGTCAGCCCTTCGACAAGGACAACCGCTCGCTCCAGAAGCATCGTGCACGCCTCCGCCAGATCGGTATCGATATCGCCAACCCCTGCGATACCAGCCGCTTCACGCCGGTCATCGTCCGCCAGGCTCGCGAAGTCACGAAGGTCTACGACCTGCCGATCCCCGCTTGGTATCGCCGTCCTGCTGGTCACCTGCAACTGGTGGCGGCATGA
- a CDS encoding zonular occludens toxin domain-containing protein, with protein MINLMLGQPGGGKSYESVAFHVVPAVVEQGRRVITNLPLALEVWESYWPGCTKLIEIRQPQLVDGELVRPFSRLEHYGDTWRHPLTGVGPLYVVDECHLAIPLRGPDPKEQVRIEEWFSLHRHELADVLLITQSYGKINKAIRDLVQVVYRCKKATAFGFSNRYIRKVQDGLRGDVVNTTDRKYEKKYFALYKSHTRSSAAAQELDANDIIPIWKRWPFKGAALCFLFFFFFVIYQITKDDEKKVAPAPKAKTVQVAHQEPVPVVATPVAPVEVAQPRGPEQKLHPYQGLSMHLQALLKGKRFRNGVEEEFLGGYVTIAQNGQSIRRVSFDDLRTAGYEVAYESDTVVSLTYKGFDVGFVVADLPTTGLASKVTTAGVTD; from the coding sequence ATGATTAACTTGATGCTGGGTCAACCTGGTGGTGGCAAGTCCTATGAGTCCGTGGCGTTTCATGTGGTTCCGGCCGTGGTGGAGCAGGGGAGGCGAGTCATCACGAACTTGCCGCTCGCCCTGGAGGTTTGGGAGAGTTATTGGCCCGGTTGCACCAAGCTAATTGAAATTCGTCAACCTCAACTTGTGGACGGCGAGCTTGTTCGTCCTTTCAGTCGCCTGGAGCACTATGGCGATACGTGGCGGCATCCTTTGACTGGCGTCGGCCCGCTGTATGTTGTTGATGAGTGCCATCTAGCAATCCCGCTTCGTGGACCTGATCCGAAAGAACAGGTTCGTATTGAGGAGTGGTTTTCTCTGCATCGTCACGAATTGGCCGATGTGCTGTTGATTACGCAGAGTTACGGCAAGATCAATAAAGCCATTCGTGATCTGGTCCAGGTTGTTTACCGCTGCAAAAAGGCTACGGCGTTCGGTTTCTCTAACCGCTATATCCGCAAGGTCCAGGACGGGCTGCGCGGCGATGTGGTTAACACTACGGATCGAAAGTATGAAAAGAAGTACTTCGCGCTTTACAAGTCGCATACGCGTTCGAGTGCTGCCGCCCAGGAACTGGACGCCAATGACATTATTCCTATCTGGAAACGTTGGCCGTTTAAGGGGGCTGCACTTTGTTTTCTGTTCTTCTTTTTCTTCGTTATTTATCAAATTACTAAGGATGACGAAAAGAAAGTTGCTCCGGCACCTAAGGCAAAAACCGTCCAGGTCGCGCACCAGGAGCCGGTACCGGTAGTTGCTACTCCAGTTGCGCCTGTGGAAGTTGCACAGCCTCGCGGACCTGAGCAGAAGCTGCATCCGTACCAGGGCTTGTCGATGCACTTGCAGGCGCTGCTCAAGGGCAAGCGCTTCCGTAACGGTGTTGAGGAAGAGTTCTTGGGTGGCTATGTGACCATCGCTCAGAACGGCCAGTCGATTCGTCGTGTGTCGTTCGATGATCTCCGTACCGCCGGCTATGAAGTGGCCTATGAGTCCGATACGGTCGTTAGCCTGACCTATAAGGGCTTTGACGTAGGGTTCGTCGTTGCCGATCTGCCGACCACTGGCCTGGCCTCGAAAGTGACAACGGCCGGTGTCACGGACTAA
- a CDS encoding DUF2523 family protein, whose product MGAIFQFFSALLAKISAVASWLLLVVKRVFDDLWNIVTDLACWVLESVLGLASTALSTIDAPFDPQTYYGMLPPDVVNMLGVIGITQALTMIVGALVVRFLLQTIPFVRWGS is encoded by the coding sequence ATGGGCGCCATATTCCAGTTTTTTAGTGCATTGCTGGCCAAGATATCGGCGGTTGCCAGTTGGTTGCTTCTAGTGGTTAAACGGGTTTTTGATGATCTATGGAATATCGTTACCGATCTTGCCTGCTGGGTCCTGGAGAGCGTTCTTGGTCTGGCGTCTACGGCGTTGTCCACTATCGATGCGCCGTTTGATCCTCAAACGTATTACGGAATGCTCCCGCCTGATGTTGTGAACATGCTGGGCGTTATTGGTATTACTCAGGCGCTGACTATGATTGTCGGCGCCTTGGTAGTCCGCTTCCTGCTGCAAACGATTCCGTTTGTTCGCTGGGGGTCCTGA
- a CDS encoding phage/plasmid replication protein, II/X family, whose amino-acid sequence MIDWTSLFIELNHAPLRSGAVICVEADGTIAWETPRKMQVRGSHESSMHVRSVGGDGKGNATHLYIDGNPSKWLQGHNLVGSDDLLALVWDVFARVCGIFRLESTDFERQKVRAGQYRVTRIDYNRMFELPSRADVRSWLRAGEFKCKSRHGRPVHDRGTLTFGKGSTHWRITCYCKADEISGKGSHKLAEEFHSIPEIHEFIDNKLRVELRLLSKKLKALDLEYGHKLTPAALWAQYRHFIGELDMSEQIELNSQQLLELPNKLRATYVLWKQGHDLFTMLSKPTYYRHRKELLTLGIDINIRCDRRDDTNVIPMIRVLEAKPAAIPSFFFEKNLVHFSTRRAQA is encoded by the coding sequence ATGATCGACTGGACGTCACTTTTCATCGAGCTAAACCACGCCCCTCTCCGTAGTGGCGCGGTGATATGTGTCGAGGCTGATGGGACCATCGCCTGGGAAACCCCTCGCAAGATGCAGGTGAGGGGTTCTCACGAGTCGTCGATGCATGTTCGAAGCGTAGGCGGGGACGGCAAAGGCAATGCAACTCACCTCTATATCGATGGAAACCCTTCCAAGTGGCTTCAAGGCCACAACCTTGTTGGTTCGGATGACTTGCTCGCTCTCGTTTGGGATGTTTTCGCCAGGGTCTGCGGGATATTTCGACTTGAATCTACTGACTTTGAACGTCAGAAAGTTAGGGCAGGGCAGTACCGTGTTACCCGCATCGACTATAACCGCATGTTTGAACTTCCCAGCCGGGCGGATGTTCGCTCCTGGTTGCGAGCTGGTGAGTTCAAGTGCAAGTCTCGACATGGACGGCCCGTTCATGATCGCGGAACTCTGACGTTCGGAAAAGGAAGTACTCACTGGCGCATTACCTGCTATTGCAAAGCCGATGAGATTTCCGGTAAGGGTTCTCATAAGTTGGCGGAAGAGTTCCATTCCATTCCTGAGATTCACGAATTCATTGATAACAAGCTTCGCGTTGAACTTCGGTTGCTGTCCAAGAAGCTTAAAGCTTTAGACCTGGAATATGGTCACAAACTCACCCCGGCGGCTCTATGGGCTCAGTACCGCCATTTCATAGGGGAACTTGATATGTCTGAGCAAATTGAGTTGAACAGTCAGCAGCTTCTTGAGCTGCCGAATAAGCTTCGCGCAACGTATGTTCTTTGGAAGCAAGGGCATGATTTGTTCACCATGCTTTCGAAGCCAACCTATTATCGCCATCGCAAAGAACTTCTTACCCTGGGTATTGATATCAATATCCGTTGTGATCGTCGCGACGATACTAACGTCATCCCGATGATTCGCGTTCTGGAAGCTAAGCCAGCGGCTATTCCTTCCTTCTTCTTTGAAAAGAACCTTGTTCACTTCTCCACCAGAAGGGCTCAAGCATGA